Part of the Deinococcus grandis genome, TTGTACACGGTGTCGATGATGCGTTCGCGGTTCACGGCGCTCTGCATGGCGCGGCGGAAGCGCACGTCGCTGAAGACCTTGGCCAGGGCTGGATTCTTCGCGTCGAAGTTGTAAGCCACGAAGGGCGGGCTGCCGAACAGGGCGGTGGAGCGGTTGACCTTGAAGGGCGCGCCCGCGACTTCCTTCTGCTTCAGGTCGGGGAACTGCGCGCCGGTGACGTTCAACTGGTCGAGGTTCCCGGCCAGGAACTGCGCCACCTGCGCCTGCGGGTCGCGGATGATCAGGAATTCCAGTTTGTCCAGGTACGGCAGCTGCTTCCCGGCGGCGTCCACCTTCCAGTAGTTGGGGTTGCGGGTCAGGGTGACCTTCTGACCGGCCGTGTAGTTGCTCAGTTTGAAGGGGCCGGTGCCGACCACCTCGGTTTCCGCGACGTTCGTGGGCCAGGCGCTGTTGATGTCGCCGGGTTTGGCGCCGCTCTCCTGGCCATACTTGGCGAGTTTGTGCTGCGGCATGATGAAGTAGCGCTGCTGGAGCAGGAAGGCGGGTGCGGGGCGCGGCAGCGTGAAGCGCACGGTCATGGCGTCCACCCGGCTGATGGTGACGTTCTGGCCGCCCAGTTTGAAGTTCCCGGGGTCCCCGGCGCGGGACTCGGGGTTCATGATCATGTTCCGGTACGTGAAGATCACGTCGTCGGCGTTGAAGGCCTGCCCGTCGCTCCACTTGACGCCCTGGCGGAGCTTGAAGGTGTAGACGGTGCCGCCTTCGGTGATCGTCCAGCTCTCGGCCAGGGCGGGCTCGATCTTGTAGGTGGCGAGGTTGAATTCCACGAGGCCGTCGAACAGCTGCTGGGAGATCAGGCCCAGGTTGTTGTCGATGGCGCCGTAGTAGAAGAGGCTCTGGGGGCTGTCACCCAGGGGCAGGGTGTAGGTGCCGCCGCTCTTGCCGCTGACGACGCCCAGGCTGCCGTAGCCGGTGACCTTCTTGGGGGCGGCGTGGGCGGCGCCGAGCAGGGCGAGGGTGAGCAGGGTCAGGGTGCGTGCGTGCATAGGGAACCTCCGGGGGGCGGGGGTGGGCGCGTGGACATTGATTCCCGACAGCCTAAGACCAGTTGGCCGCCACTTGCAACCCTCTTGCAAAGTGGCATGGCAGTGGTACGCTGCGGGGGATGCCGCCCACGTCCGTCCACTGGACCATCCCGCTCGACAGCGCCAGCGCCACACCCGTCTACGTGCAGGTGGCACAGGGCCTCACGCAGCGCATCGAGAGCGGCCAGCTGCGCCCCGGCAGCGCCCTGCCGGCCGAACGCGACCTCGCCGCGCACCTGGGCGTCTCGCGCGTCACCGTGCGGCAGGCACTCGGGCTGCTCGCGCAGCAGGGGCTGCTCACGCGGCGGCACGGCAGCGGCACCTTCGTCACGCCGCCGCCCCGCCCCGGCGACCT contains:
- a CDS encoding ABC transporter substrate-binding protein, with the protein product MHARTLTLLTLALLGAAHAAPKKVTGYGSLGVVSGKSGGTYTLPLGDSPQSLFYYGAIDNNLGLISQQLFDGLVEFNLATYKIEPALAESWTITEGGTVYTFKLRQGVKWSDGQAFNADDVIFTYRNMIMNPESRAGDPGNFKLGGQNVTISRVDAMTVRFTLPRPAPAFLLQQRYFIMPQHKLAKYGQESGAKPGDINSAWPTNVAETEVVGTGPFKLSNYTAGQKVTLTRNPNYWKVDAAGKQLPYLDKLEFLIIRDPQAQVAQFLAGNLDQLNVTGAQFPDLKQKEVAGAPFKVNRSTALFGSPPFVAYNFDAKNPALAKVFSDVRFRRAMQSAVNRERIIDTVYNGLASLPGHGVAPANKAFYANTTRQLGSFSLEGANSALDAMGLKKRNAAGIRLLPNGQPLELDLTYGTDSAVYPPIATILQSDFAKVGVKVNLKGILSSRLLATGQSGDWEMILHAFGDQPDPELRRPIWQPGGSLYYWHRAPQPARDGDPANTARMAPWEKEIYDIFNKAAVEPNAATRKALYTRWQLIFAQNLPVTPIAKPENIGAVSNKYGNYVYNLGVIPGYNPVPLIYQK